The proteins below are encoded in one region of Triticum aestivum cultivar Chinese Spring chromosome 1B, IWGSC CS RefSeq v2.1, whole genome shotgun sequence:
- the LOC123138093 gene encoding protein pygopus produces the protein MDTGEQAGEESSANRRERLLALRSSAAAAAASSTSSSPSAAPPPPAWDLPEPDLAPTSSAPRPRSRFDFYTNPGAAFSSATAAVPQKRKNADPPGPNPAPAPPHGNYGNNYPPPHQHHMAQSPMEGAPGNSPWRSPMQFQTPMSGYRGTPPGPPPHWNSHSASPAQDPYPHQTNFGFRGPNVGRGGSPMNYGPGGSPMNYGPRGNPMNYGPGGSPMSYEPRGSPRSYVPRGSPHSSSGRGRGENYYHSPGSRGRGGRGGFQNHSGSQDQRNFYRKSMVDDPWQGLQPIVGSILPIDDANSWLPESLCKKETPNQGRGENYYHSPGSRGRGGRGGFQNHSGSQDQRNFYRKSMVDDPWQGLQPIVGNILKPIDGAKSWLPESLRKKETPNQGRTISNPTSGLSLAEYLTSSFNEASDESNET, from the exons ATGGACACCGGCGAGCAAGCCGGCGAGGAGTCGTCGGCGAACCGCCGGGAGCGCCTCCTCGccctccgctcctccgccgccgccgctgccgcttcctccacctcctcctcgccatctgccgcgccgccgccgcccgcgtggGATCTCCCGGAGCCCGACCTGGCGCCCACCTCCTCGGCCCCGCGCCCGCGCTCGCGGTTCGACTTCTACACCAACCCCGGCGCGGCcttctcctccgccaccgccgccgtcccgcAGAAGCGCAAGAACGCCGACCCCCCGGGCCCCAATCCCGCCCCGGCCCCGCCTCACG GGAACTATGGTAACAATTATCCTCCTCCACACCAGCACCATATGGCCCAATCTCCGATGGAAGGTGCGCCAGGGAATAGTCCATGGAGAAGTCCTATGCAGTTCCAGACTCCTATGTCTGGATACCGAGGAACACCTCCTGGACCTCCACCTCACTGGAACTCACATTCTGCTTCTCCAGCTCAAGATCCGTATCCACATCAAACCAACTTTGGGTTCAGAGGCCCTAATGTTGGCCGAGGGGGCAGCCCGATGAATTATGGACCAGGAGGTAGCCCGATGAATTACGGACCAAGAGGTAACCCGATGAATTACGGACCAGGGGGTAGCCCGATGAGTTACGAACCAAGAGGAAGCCCGAGGAGTTATGTACCAAGAGGTAGCCCGCACTCGTCTTCCGGACGTGGCAGGGGCGAGAACTACTACCACAGCCCAGGTTCgagaggaagagggggaaggggtggCTTCCAGAACCATTCTGGATCGCAAGATCAGAGGAACTTCTACAGGAAGTCCATGGTGGATGATCCTTGGCAGGGCTTGCAACCTATCGTTGGCAGCATACTGCCCATCGATGACGCCAATTCCTGGCTTCCAGAGTCATTGTGCAAAAAGGAGACACCTAATCAAGGCAGGGGCGAGAACTACTACCACAGCCCAGGTTCgagaggaagagggggaaggggtggCTTCCAGAACCATTCTGGGTCGCAAGATCAGAGGAACTTCTACAGGAAGTCCATGGTTGATGATCCTTGGCAGGGCTTGCAGCCTATCGTTGGCAACATACTGAAACCCATCGATGGCGCCAAGTCCTGGCTTCCAGAGTCATTGCGCAAAAAGGAGACACCTAATCAAGGCCGAACAATTTCAAATCCAACATCAGGGTTGAGTCTGGCAGAATACCTCACCTCGTCTTTCAACGAGGCTTCTGACGAGTCTAATGAGACGTGA
- the LOC123138101 gene encoding phosphoglycerate kinase, chloroplastic-like translates to MLRRFQAQIRRRRGARGTHTVAIAVIAGGPSPTHPPQPPSRPLASDKQIPPASTSSTKAPFFTTPTPTSLLLSTRPSSPIPAPAPAPMASTAAPPAALVARRAASASAAAAPLRRAGLAAGCQPARSLAFAAGADPRLAVHVASRCRAASAARGTRAVATMAKKSVGDLTAADLEGKRVLVRADLNVPLDDNQNITDDTRIRAAIPTIKYLLSNGAKVILTSHLGRPKGVTPKFSLAPLVPRLSELLGIAVKKAEDVIGPEVEKLVADLENGAVLLLENVRFYKEEEKNDPEFAKKLASLADLFVNDAFGTAHRAHASTEGVTKFLKPSVAGFLLQKELDYLDGAVSNPKRPFAAIVGGSKVSSKIGVIESLLEKCDILLLGGGMIFTFYKAQGLSVGSSLVEEDKLELATSLLAKAKAKGVSLLLPSDVIIADKFAPDANSQTVPASAIPDGWMGLDIGPDSVKTFNDALDTTQTIIWNGPMGVFEFDKFAVGTESIAKKLAELSKKGVTTIIGGGDSVAAVEKVGVADVMSHISTGGGASLELLEGKELPGVVALDEGVMTRSVTV, encoded by the exons ATGCTGCGAAGATTCCAAGCCCAGATCAGACGGAGAAGAGGGGCCAGGGGGACACACACGGTCGCCATCGCCGTGATCGCCGGCGGCCCCTCCCCCACACACCCGCCCCAGCCGCCGTCCCGACCTCTCGCCAGCGATAAGCAAATCCCGCCCGCCTCCACGTCGTCCACAAAAGCCCCGTTCTttaccacccccacccccacctcgctcctcctctccACCCGACCCTCCTCCCCGAtcccagccccagccccagccccaatggcgtccaccgccgcgccgcccgccgccctcgtcgcccgcCGCGCCgcgtccgcctccgccgccgccgcgccgctccggCGCGCGGGGCTCGCGGCCGGGTGCCAGCCGGCGCGCTCGCTGGCGTTCGCGGCCGGCGCCGACCCGCGCCTCGCGGTCCACGTCGCGTCGCGCTGCCGGGCCGCGTCCGCCGCGCGCGGGACCCGCGCCGTCGCCACCATGGCCAAGAAGAGCGTCGGGGACCTCACCGCCGCCGACCTCGAGGGCAAGCGCGTGCTCGTGCGGGCCGACCTCAACGTGCCGCTCGACGACAACCAGAACATCACCGACGACACCCGCATCCGCGCCGCCATCCCCACCATCAAGTACCTTCTCAGCAACGGCGCCAAGGTCATCCTCACCAGCCACTTG GGTCGTCCTAAGGGTGTTACTCCTAAGTTTagcttggctccccttgtgccacGATTATCTGAGCTTCTTGGCATTGCG gTGAAAAAAGCAGAAGATGTTATCGGCCCAGAAGTTGAAAAATTGGTGGCTGACCTGGAAAATGGTGCTGTTTTGCTCCTGGAAAACGTAAGATTTtacaaggaagaggagaagaatGACCCAGAGTTTGCAAAGAAGCTTGCATCACTGGCAGATCTGTTTGTAAACGATGCATTCGGAACAGCCCACAGAGCACATGCCTCGACTGAGGGAGTTACCAAGTTCTTGAAGCCTTCTGTTGCTGGATTCCTTTTGCAGAAG GAACTTGACTACCTGGATGGAGCTGTTTCAAACCCTAAGCGCCCATTCGCTGCCATTGTGGGTGGCTCAAAGGTGTCGTCCAAGATTGGGGTTATCGAATCCCTGTTGGAGAAGTGTGATATCCTTCTTTTGGGTGGTGGTATGATCTTCACATTTTACAAGGCACAAGGACTCTCAGTTGGTTCTTCCTTGGTTGAGGAAGATAAACTTGAGCTGGCAACATCTCTCCttgcaaaggcaaaggcaaagggtGTCTCCCTTCTGTTGCCATCTGACGTTATCATTGCTGATAAGTTTGCTCCTGATGCTAACAGTCAG ACCGTCCCTGCATCTGCAATTCCTGATGGTTGGATGGGGCTGGACATTGGCCCAGATTCAGTCAAAACATTTAATGATGCCCTGGACACAACACAGACAATCATTTGGAACGGACCAATGGGTGTCTTTGAATTTGACAAGTTTGCAGTAGGAACTGAG TCTATTGCAAAGAAGTTGGCCGAGCTTAGCAAAAAGGGTGTGACAACTATCATTGGAGGCGGAGACTCCGTTGCGGCTGTTGAGAAGGTGGGAGTGGCTGATGTTATGAGCCACATCTCAACTGGTGGTGGCGCTAGCTTGGAGCTGTTGGAAGGAAAGGAGCTGCCTGGAGTCGTTGCACTTGATGAAGGTGTCATGACGAGGTCGGTGACCGTATGA
- the LOC123138127 gene encoding uncharacterized protein, which produces MLRSRRLLLPGGVIPPVSPLSCGHPPLAHFLKHLPGSHAGVSNAAADPCSLTLHFLRNSCGLPEPAAAKIAGRVRLRSTKRAHAVLALFRGLGLAGADLARVVAAAPEMLNYRADAILAPKLDFFRRDLGLTDDRIRKIILSNPYRSLCYSLERRLRPNFLLLRELLGTDQNARSAVKNSLELIHGNVRSDLLPKVKILRDHGATNAVIVKLVTTHPRSLIHRSSFFNESLAAMKELGVSPSSGIFPYAFGLFARLSPVTWKRRIGNYLSLGWTEELVKLAFVRHPYCMSVSDDKVRRISHFFADKLGWTPEYVSASPMLISLSYEKRLLPRYQVLDILVSRGVIRRIRISHLILGEKKFMEKYVTGYQQTIPEVLEAYRGAGTDSAVTVK; this is translated from the coding sequence ATGCTtcgcagccgccgcctcctcctccccggcgGCGTCATCCCGCCCGTCTCGCCTCTCTCGTGCGGCCATCCCCCTCTCGCGCATTTCCTCAAACACCTGCCGGGTAGCCATGCCGGCGTCTCCAACGCCGCGGCGGACCCGTGCTCCCTCACGCTCCACTTCCTCCGCAACTCCTGCGGCCtcccggagcccgccgccgccaagATCGCCGGGCGCGTCCGCCTGCGCTCCACCAAGAGGGCGCACGCCGTCCTCGCCCTCTTCCGCGGCCTCGGCCTGGCGGGCGCCGACCTCGCCCGCGTCGTGGCCGCCGCCCCCGAGATGCTCAACTACCGCGCCGACGCCATCCTCGCGCCCAAGCTCGACTTCTTCCGCCGGGACCTGGGCCTCACCGACGACCGCATCCGCAAGATCATCCTCTCCAACCCGTACCGCTCCCTCTGCTACAGcctcgagcgccgcctccgcccCAACTTCCTCCTCCTCAGGGAGCTCCTCGGCACCGACCAGAACGCGCGCTCCGCCGTCAAGAATTCCTTGGAGCTCATCCACGGCAACGTCCGCTCCGACCTGCTCCCCAAGGTCAAGATCCTCCGCGACCATGGCGCCACGAACGCTGTCATCGTCAAGCTGGTCACCACGCACCCCAGGTCGCTCATTCACAGGTCCTCCTTCTTCAACGAGAGCCTGGCTGCCATGAAAGAGCTCGGGGTCAGCCCGTCCTCTGGCATCTTCCCTTACGCCTTTGGGCTGTTTGCCAGACTGAGTCCGGTGACATGGAAGCGCAGGATCGGCAATTATCTCAGCTTGGGGTGGACCGAGGAGCTGGTGAAGCTGGCCTTTGTCAGGCACCCCTACTGCATGTCTGTATCAGATGACAAAGTGAGGCGTATCTCGCACTTCTTTGCTGATAAGCTTGGCTGGACCCCAGAGTATGTTTCAGCTAGCCCGATGCTTATCTCGCTCAGCTACGAGAAGCGGCTCCTACCAAGGTACCAGGTGCTGGACATATTGGTGTCAAGGGGTGTCATCCGGCGCATCCGAATAAGCCACTTGATACTGGGGGAGAAGAAGTTCATGGAGAAGTATGTCACTGGTTACCAGCAAACTATTCCTGAAGTTCTGGAAGCTTATAGAGGAGCTGGGACAGACAGTGCTGTGACTGTGAAGTAG